From one Gracilibacillus salinarum genomic stretch:
- a CDS encoding M14 family metallopeptidase — MIINVRQGDSLWYYSQLFGIPLTLIAASNKQVNPNQMMIGQQIAIPGYELQTYTIQPGDTLWAIAQANHLPIDLLYLVNPGIQPMSLQIGQNINIPQRITSPIISDVDHYTYDKMREDIQRLRNLYPFIDQQTIGNSVLNKDIIELRVGTGTRQKHIDGSFHATEWITTPIIMKFLNDYVLALTNNQQIRGLNLLPFFESNTLSLVPMVNPDGVDLVLNGADAAGPKRDFVLSINGGNTDFSEWKANINGVDLNNQYPALWETEADRKPTSPQPRDFPGYQPLSEPEAIAMANLAQQWPFEILNAFHTQGQEIYWGFQGLEPPQSETIVEEFSRVSGYDAIQYVDSYAGYKDWFIQEFQRPGYTVELGIGVNPLPISQFDEIYEDTLGIMLATLYM; from the coding sequence ATGATCATAAATGTCAGACAAGGCGATTCTTTATGGTATTACAGTCAACTATTCGGGATTCCGCTAACATTGATCGCCGCATCAAATAAACAGGTAAATCCAAACCAGATGATGATTGGCCAGCAAATAGCCATTCCTGGTTATGAGCTACAAACATATACCATTCAACCGGGTGATACGTTATGGGCAATTGCTCAAGCCAATCATCTGCCAATTGACCTTTTATATTTAGTTAATCCTGGTATTCAACCAATGTCATTGCAAATTGGCCAGAACATTAATATTCCTCAGCGAATTACAAGTCCCATTATTTCAGATGTTGATCATTACACCTATGATAAAATGAGAGAGGACATACAAAGACTTCGTAACCTGTACCCCTTTATCGATCAACAAACCATAGGTAATTCCGTATTAAATAAAGATATTATTGAACTGCGGGTTGGAACCGGTACGCGTCAAAAACACATTGATGGCTCTTTTCATGCAACGGAATGGATTACCACCCCAATTATTATGAAATTTTTAAATGATTATGTATTAGCTTTGACTAACAATCAGCAAATACGGGGACTAAACCTACTACCTTTCTTTGAATCCAACACATTATCTTTAGTACCAATGGTTAATCCAGACGGAGTAGATCTCGTCTTAAATGGAGCAGATGCAGCAGGTCCAAAACGGGACTTTGTTCTATCGATAAATGGCGGGAATACCGATTTTTCCGAATGGAAAGCAAATATAAATGGAGTCGATCTCAATAATCAGTATCCAGCATTGTGGGAGACAGAAGCTGATCGTAAACCGACATCACCTCAACCTCGTGACTTCCCAGGTTATCAGCCATTGTCAGAGCCTGAAGCGATTGCTATGGCGAATCTAGCGCAACAGTGGCCATTTGAAATTTTAAATGCTTTCCATACACAGGGGCAAGAAATTTACTGGGGTTTCCAAGGTTTAGAACCACCTCAGTCTGAAACGATTGTCGAAGAATTTAGTCGAGTCAGCGGTTACGATGCTATTCAATATGTTGACAGTTATGCCGGTTACAAAGACTGGTTTATTCAGGAATTTCAACGTCCTGGTTATACAGTTGAACTCGGAATCGGAGTCAATCCACTGCCGATTTCTCAATTTGATGAAATTTATGAAGATACATTAGGAATCATGCTGGCCACTTTATATATGTAA
- a CDS encoding SDR family oxidoreductase, with the protein MKLQNKVAIVTGAASGMGKAIAERFSQEGAAVVLADLNAEGVNTLANEINDNGGKAKAVEVNIANLDDINKMIEAAVNEFGTLDILVNNAGIMDGFEPVAEVDDDRWDLIFDINTKGVMRAMRKAIPVFLEKGQGVIINTASSGGLNGAHAGATYTASKHAVIGLTKNTAFMYAQKGIRCNAIAPGAVATNISSSMKNVSQFGSERLKLGQSLIPNVGSPKDIANVALFLASDEAAFVNGTTITADAGWTSAF; encoded by the coding sequence ATGAAATTACAAAACAAAGTAGCAATTGTAACAGGCGCAGCATCCGGTATGGGAAAAGCGATTGCAGAACGTTTCTCACAAGAAGGAGCAGCAGTCGTATTAGCTGATTTGAATGCAGAAGGTGTTAATACGCTAGCAAATGAGATAAACGATAATGGTGGAAAAGCAAAAGCTGTTGAAGTAAACATTGCCAATCTTGATGATATCAACAAGATGATTGAGGCAGCAGTTAATGAATTTGGTACATTAGACATTCTTGTTAATAATGCAGGAATCATGGACGGTTTTGAGCCCGTAGCAGAAGTAGATGATGACCGTTGGGATTTAATTTTCGATATCAACACAAAAGGTGTCATGCGTGCGATGCGAAAAGCCATCCCTGTCTTTTTAGAAAAAGGCCAAGGTGTTATTATTAATACTGCTTCTTCTGGTGGCTTGAATGGGGCTCACGCGGGTGCTACGTATACCGCATCGAAGCATGCAGTCATCGGGTTAACGAAGAACACTGCCTTTATGTATGCACAGAAAGGTATTCGTTGTAATGCGATTGCACCAGGCGCAGTTGCTACCAACATCTCAAGCTCCATGAAAAATGTGAGCCAGTTTGGAAGCGAACGTCTTAAATTAGGTCAATCTCTTATTCCAAATGTAGGATCTCCTAAGGATATTGCTAATGTTGCTTTATTCCTTGCATCCGATGAAGCTGCGTTTGTTAACGGTACAACGATTACCGCTGATGCTGGATGGACGTCAGCATTCTAA
- a CDS encoding TetR/AcrR family transcriptional regulator encodes MNEYQDRRVRKSKKSLKKALMSLLKQQNLQHITVMEIVTKADVNRGTFYKHYQYKEQLLEDMVDDVIADLIVSYREPLHQFKELNVDNLTGSSIKIFEHVASYSDFYTVIAKSNALEGLQSRICHKLKDLMKEAASSQQPNQDIDLDLIASYQAYAVWGLIIEWIQQDFKFSSSYMANQFLAILQMNRHILAE; translated from the coding sequence ATGAATGAATACCAGGATCGTCGTGTTCGAAAATCGAAAAAATCATTAAAAAAAGCGTTAATGTCTTTATTAAAACAACAAAATTTGCAACATATCACAGTAATGGAAATTGTGACAAAAGCGGATGTGAACAGGGGAACGTTTTATAAACATTATCAATATAAAGAGCAATTGTTAGAAGATATGGTCGATGATGTAATAGCAGATCTAATCGTGTCTTATCGTGAGCCATTACATCAATTTAAAGAATTAAACGTGGACAACTTAACAGGCTCATCGATCAAAATCTTCGAACATGTTGCAAGTTATAGCGACTTTTATACAGTAATAGCCAAATCAAATGCATTGGAAGGCTTACAGAGCAGAATATGTCATAAACTAAAAGATTTAATGAAAGAAGCAGCCAGTTCCCAGCAACCGAATCAGGATATAGACCTTGATCTGATCGCCAGTTACCAGGCATATGCGGTGTGGGGATTAATAATAGAATGGATTCAGCAGGATTTTAAATTTAGTTCGTCATATATGGCTAATCAATTCCTGGCAATTCTGCAAATGAACCGTCATATCTTAGCGGAATAA
- a CDS encoding DUF3817 domain-containing protein yields the protein MNQINRFRIIGFLEGSSLLLLLFLAMPLKYWAGLPEVVTVFGSVHGGLFIVYILFTIYTTITVRWHFIWFLSAVIVAFIPFGNFILDKRIRLSFQ from the coding sequence ATGAACCAAATAAACAGATTTCGTATCATAGGATTTTTGGAAGGAAGTTCATTATTGCTTCTATTATTTCTGGCAATGCCTCTGAAATATTGGGCGGGTTTACCAGAAGTTGTTACGGTATTTGGCAGTGTACATGGCGGCTTGTTCATTGTATACATATTGTTTACTATTTACACTACTATCACAGTCCGATGGCACTTCATCTGGTTCTTAAGCGCCGTCATTGTAGCATTCATCCCGTTTGGGAATTTTATTCTGGACAAGCGAATACGTCTATCGTTCCAATAA
- a CDS encoding TetR/AcrR family transcriptional regulator has product MPKETFFNLPTEKKQKLLDALHKEFSEQPLATASIAHIIQYADIPRGSFYQYFNDLEDAYFYIFNQQIELAMVKYIWILEKSKGDVFRASTELYRIIIEEEDHFTFFKHAFLNMNYKIEESLSGIFANEQRIEHFEDIYKRLDLLSLKLEKKEEIFQLMKLISAITLHNIIEKFSKDMPLDEAVQTYQTQLAFIKSGVVQ; this is encoded by the coding sequence TTGCCAAAGGAAACATTTTTTAACTTACCAACTGAAAAGAAACAGAAATTATTAGATGCGCTGCATAAAGAATTCTCAGAGCAACCGCTCGCAACCGCCTCGATCGCTCATATCATACAATACGCTGATATACCGCGTGGCAGTTTTTATCAGTATTTTAATGATCTGGAAGATGCCTATTTCTATATCTTTAATCAACAAATCGAGCTGGCAATGGTTAAGTACATCTGGATTCTGGAAAAAAGCAAAGGAGATGTATTCCGGGCTTCTACTGAACTGTACCGAATTATAATAGAAGAGGAAGATCACTTTACCTTTTTTAAGCATGCTTTTCTTAATATGAACTATAAGATTGAAGAGAGTCTGTCAGGTATTTTTGCTAATGAGCAACGTATCGAACATTTTGAAGACATTTATAAAAGACTCGACTTACTATCTCTTAAACTCGAAAAAAAAGAAGAAATATTTCAATTGATGAAGTTGATTTCTGCAATTACTTTGCATAATATTATAGAGAAGTTTTCAAAAGACATGCCACTGGATGAGGCTGTTCAAACGTATCAGACACAATTAGCTTTTATCAAATCCGGTGTTGTTCAGTAA
- a CDS encoding GTP pyrophosphokinase: METQLYQLRAELIRFMMAYKFALEEVNTKINILQQEFQYMHDYNPIEHVKSRVKSPESILKKIRKKEIPLSMPEIQDNIRDIAGIRINCSFTKDIYRISQMLEDQKDITVIQKKDYIVNPKPNGYRSLHLIIQIPIFMSDRVKNVFVEIQIRTIAMDFWASLEHKIYYKYNKDIPERLKAELADAASSATELDREMESIHQEINEIKQQTGPLSDQDEEMIFPIDLLREIVDNK, encoded by the coding sequence ATGGAAACCCAATTATATCAATTAAGAGCTGAACTCATTCGTTTTATGATGGCGTATAAGTTTGCACTGGAAGAAGTCAATACGAAGATCAATATCCTGCAACAGGAATTTCAATATATGCACGATTATAATCCGATCGAACATGTGAAATCTCGTGTAAAATCACCTGAAAGTATATTAAAAAAAATCAGAAAAAAAGAAATCCCGCTTTCGATGCCGGAAATTCAGGATAACATTCGCGACATAGCCGGTATACGAATCAATTGTTCGTTCACAAAAGATATTTACCGTATTTCTCAAATGCTCGAGGATCAAAAAGATATAACCGTTATTCAAAAAAAGGACTATATTGTAAATCCAAAGCCTAATGGCTATCGCAGTTTGCATTTAATCATCCAAATCCCCATCTTTATGTCTGATCGTGTTAAGAACGTATTTGTTGAAATTCAAATTCGTACAATTGCCATGGATTTCTGGGCTAGTTTAGAACACAAGATTTATTATAAATACAACAAAGATATACCAGAAAGGCTAAAGGCTGAATTAGCGGATGCCGCATCTTCCGCAACAGAGCTTGACAGAGAGATGGAATCTATCCATCAGGAAATCAATGAAATCAAGCAACAGACAGGTCCTTTATCTGATCAGGATGAGGAAATGATCTTTCCGATAGACTTGTTAAGGGAGATAGTGGATAATAAATAA
- a CDS encoding helix-turn-helix transcriptional regulator, whose translation MTDNVMINYRIEGQFSNIRAHSHQEYEIFLFHKGVCRYLIHNQIYDLQPGDILLMDGLALHKPNVPDGSEYIRSHIHFSPEFIEPLLDSINASSLLHVFRSIHHCLIRPTNEEHSRSIEAQFKSMRAIYVDQQLPPEEKIWEIKTMLSQLLIFMNRLGKVSSQKQVNHKHDKAYHAETIASYIQTYFYKKLTIQKIADELSLSKSYVSHVFKEMTGYTVMEYVMATRLQQVKFLLEVEEDKTLEQVANECGFESVSHFSRFFKSHVGMTARSYRQERLEIYIRSDE comes from the coding sequence ATGACAGATAATGTAATGATTAATTACCGGATAGAAGGGCAGTTTTCCAATATCAGAGCACATTCACATCAAGAATATGAAATTTTTTTATTTCATAAAGGTGTATGCCGCTATCTGATTCATAATCAAATTTATGATTTGCAACCTGGTGACATCTTATTAATGGATGGGCTTGCATTGCATAAGCCAAATGTACCCGACGGCAGTGAATACATTCGCAGTCATATTCATTTTTCACCGGAGTTTATTGAACCGTTATTGGATTCGATCAATGCCAGCAGCTTACTTCATGTGTTCCGTTCTATTCACCATTGTTTAATTCGACCGACGAACGAAGAACATAGCCGTTCAATCGAAGCACAGTTCAAAAGCATGCGAGCCATTTATGTGGACCAGCAGCTTCCACCTGAAGAAAAAATATGGGAGATTAAGACAATGCTTTCTCAATTGCTTATCTTCATGAACCGGTTGGGAAAAGTATCTTCGCAAAAACAGGTGAACCATAAGCACGACAAAGCCTATCATGCGGAAACCATTGCCAGTTATATTCAAACCTATTTCTATAAAAAATTAACCATTCAAAAAATTGCAGATGAACTGAGTTTAAGTAAATCTTATGTGTCCCATGTCTTTAAAGAGATGACAGGCTATACCGTGATGGAGTATGTAATGGCTACAAGATTACAGCAAGTTAAATTCTTGCTTGAGGTAGAAGAAGACAAAACATTGGAACAAGTCGCAAATGAATGTGGTTTTGAAAGCGTTTCACATTTTAGCCGATTCTTCAAATCCCATGTTGGTATGACTGCGAGAAGCTATCGGCAGGAACGCCTTGAAATATATATAAGGAGTGATGAATGA
- a CDS encoding Gfo/Idh/MocA family protein, translating to MSTVKLGIIGLGQQGGAYANFIKEGRIRNIEIGAICDIDAAKQERAQSEYPEVPFYQNYIEMLDSGNVDAIVTCVPHYLHPEMGIEALKRDIHALLEKPAGVYTKQVREINEYAATKPALTYAIMFNQRTNPLYQKVKEIIDNGEIGAIRRTNWIITTWWRPQGYYDAGSWRATWDGEGGGVLVNQAPHQIDLLQWMCGMPEKVYTKAQYGYQRNIPVEDDVTTIVDYGNGATGVFVTCTHDVMGTDRLEILGDKGKIVVDDSKKITLKRLHKPEREMSNSMSMQDMMTLFRGKGPEAIYEEEILEFDSVWGGQHLAVLENFAANILDDTPLIAPGSDGINGVELANAMHLSSWLNQEINLPIDEELYVRELEKRRASEK from the coding sequence ATGTCAACAGTTAAATTAGGAATTATTGGATTAGGTCAGCAGGGTGGAGCGTATGCCAATTTTATTAAAGAAGGGCGCATCCGTAACATAGAAATAGGTGCAATTTGTGATATTGATGCAGCCAAACAAGAACGTGCACAATCTGAATATCCGGAAGTACCCTTCTATCAAAACTATATAGAGATGCTAGATAGCGGTAATGTTGATGCCATTGTTACGTGTGTACCGCATTATTTGCATCCAGAGATGGGAATCGAAGCTCTGAAACGTGATATTCACGCGTTATTAGAAAAACCTGCAGGCGTATACACAAAGCAAGTACGAGAAATCAATGAGTATGCGGCGACAAAGCCTGCACTAACCTACGCAATTATGTTTAATCAACGGACCAATCCACTTTACCAAAAAGTGAAGGAAATCATTGATAACGGTGAGATTGGAGCAATTAGAAGAACAAATTGGATCATAACGACATGGTGGCGTCCACAAGGGTATTATGATGCAGGTTCCTGGCGAGCTACTTGGGATGGAGAAGGTGGGGGTGTTCTCGTAAATCAAGCACCACACCAAATAGATTTATTGCAATGGATGTGCGGTATGCCAGAAAAAGTGTATACAAAGGCGCAATATGGTTATCAACGAAATATCCCGGTAGAAGACGATGTTACTACAATTGTTGATTATGGAAATGGTGCAACAGGCGTATTTGTTACTTGTACTCATGATGTGATGGGAACGGATCGATTAGAAATATTAGGTGATAAAGGAAAAATAGTAGTAGACGATAGTAAAAAAATCACCCTGAAGCGTCTGCACAAGCCAGAGCGTGAAATGAGCAATTCAATGTCGATGCAGGATATGATGACGTTATTTAGAGGAAAAGGTCCTGAAGCTATTTATGAGGAAGAAATATTGGAATTCGATAGCGTCTGGGGTGGACAGCATTTAGCTGTTTTAGAGAACTTCGCTGCAAATATATTGGATGATACGCCTTTAATTGCGCCGGGAAGCGATGGCATTAATGGCGTTGAATTGGCAAACGCCATGCACTTGTCAAGCTGGTTGAATCAGGAAATCAACTTGCCAATTGATGAAGAGTTATATGTACGGGAATTAGAAAAACGGAGAGCATCAGAAAAATAG
- a CDS encoding Gfo/Idh/MocA family protein, giving the protein MLKAGVVGLGDISKVHIPILQQQSEVELIAVCDIDEKCARNVPGTSFYTDYRQMLDEERLDCLHICLPHHLHYQVTKAAVEKGIHVILEKPLAHTLTDSRAIASLEQQYPQVKICVNLQNRLNESVEALQTVVSSGEYGAVTGLKGIVTWHRPKSYYKEKPWRGSMETAGGGVMINQSIHTLDLLQLIGGKIDAIRGSVDQLLDYGHDIEDTATAYITFENQATGLFFATISNAQNSSVEFQVVLEKAKLTIKDSILTIAKDDGEKIKIAEDRKLPGSKFYYGASHAKLINQFYQQISTDGSDYIHASDGLISMEMIDAIYQSSERKEKINMEVFQ; this is encoded by the coding sequence ATGTTAAAAGCAGGAGTAGTTGGGCTCGGTGATATTTCAAAAGTTCATATTCCGATTCTCCAGCAACAATCCGAGGTGGAGCTTATCGCAGTTTGTGATATCGATGAGAAGTGTGCACGCAATGTTCCGGGTACATCCTTTTATACGGACTATCGACAGATGTTAGACGAGGAACGATTAGACTGTTTGCATATTTGTCTCCCACACCATTTGCACTACCAGGTAACCAAAGCGGCTGTAGAGAAGGGTATTCATGTTATTCTTGAAAAACCACTTGCACATACACTGACCGATAGTCGTGCGATTGCTTCCTTGGAACAACAATACCCACAGGTCAAAATTTGTGTCAATTTGCAAAATCGGTTAAACGAATCAGTTGAGGCACTTCAAACAGTTGTTAGTAGTGGAGAATACGGTGCTGTGACAGGATTAAAAGGAATCGTAACATGGCACAGGCCGAAATCCTATTATAAGGAAAAACCTTGGCGAGGATCGATGGAAACAGCAGGTGGAGGGGTGATGATTAATCAATCCATTCATACGCTCGATTTATTGCAATTAATTGGTGGGAAGATTGACGCCATCAGAGGATCTGTTGATCAATTATTGGATTACGGTCATGATATTGAAGATACAGCAACTGCTTATATTACATTTGAGAATCAGGCAACAGGATTGTTTTTTGCTACGATATCGAATGCGCAGAATTCATCTGTCGAATTTCAGGTTGTTTTAGAAAAGGCGAAGTTGACGATTAAGGACAGTATACTAACCATCGCCAAAGATGACGGAGAAAAAATAAAGATTGCAGAAGACCGGAAATTGCCAGGGAGTAAATTTTACTATGGAGCAAGTCATGCGAAATTAATCAATCAGTTTTATCAGCAAATTAGTACGGACGGTTCTGATTATATTCATGCTAGCGACGGGCTTATTTCGATGGAAATGATTGATGCGATTTATCAATCCTCTGAACGAAAAGAAAAAATTAATATGGAGGTATTCCAATGA
- a CDS encoding sugar phosphate isomerase/epimerase family protein has product MTTAKIGVQMMMLKHKVEQYGAYETMKKLHELGFRSVEVSQIPMTEENVRELKRASEDYDIDITAVSAPLEPMMPGREQENLLDDYDKIVADCKMLNCQFIRIGMLPFTKMGDKQKIMAFISQAEEMAHKLANDGIQLYYHTHHIEFQRIDGTFLLDLMKENTSQLGFELDVHWIHRAGVDPASFIKQYKDRVALIHLKDYRIGDLRLTDEDFKDMSNFFHKFTNLIEFAEVGEGNLNMPEIIEASIEAGAQYFLIEQDDTYGRDPYDCLHDSAENLRKMGYADWF; this is encoded by the coding sequence ATGACAACAGCAAAAATAGGTGTACAGATGATGATGCTTAAACACAAGGTTGAACAATATGGTGCATATGAAACAATGAAGAAATTACATGAACTAGGCTTTCGCTCAGTCGAGGTTTCCCAGATTCCGATGACGGAAGAGAATGTACGTGAATTAAAGCGGGCCAGCGAAGATTACGATATCGATATTACAGCTGTGAGTGCACCGTTAGAGCCAATGATGCCAGGACGTGAACAAGAAAATTTACTAGATGACTATGACAAAATTGTCGCCGATTGCAAGATGTTGAATTGTCAGTTTATAAGGATCGGAATGTTACCGTTTACCAAAATGGGAGATAAACAAAAAATTATGGCATTCATTTCGCAGGCGGAAGAGATGGCTCATAAATTAGCGAATGACGGCATTCAGCTTTATTATCATACACATCATATTGAATTTCAACGGATTGACGGTACCTTTTTGTTAGATCTGATGAAAGAAAATACAAGCCAGTTAGGATTTGAATTAGATGTGCATTGGATTCATCGCGCTGGAGTTGATCCGGCTTCTTTTATTAAACAATATAAAGACCGGGTCGCATTGATTCATTTAAAAGATTACCGGATTGGTGATTTGCGTTTAACTGACGAAGATTTTAAAGATATGAGTAACTTCTTTCACAAATTTACCAATTTAATAGAGTTTGCCGAAGTGGGCGAAGGAAATCTGAATATGCCAGAAATTATAGAAGCGAGCATTGAAGCAGGCGCGCAATACTTTTTAATTGAACAGGATGACACATATGGTCGTGATCCCTACGATTGTTTACACGATTCGGCAGAAAATTTGAGAAAAATGGGTTACGCTGATTGGTTTTAA
- a CDS encoding Gfo/Idh/MocA family protein — protein sequence MSNGDGMNYAPKGKPNPVVKEGEFVIAAVALDHGHIFGQCNGLIEAGATLKWVYDPDQEKVDRFLEKFPQARQAESVEQVLEDMEVQLVTAAAIPSERSALGNRVMRAGKDYFTDKTPFTTLEQLEETKKVVEETGQKYMVYFSERLHVESAVFAGQLIEQGAIGKVIQITGFGPHRLNAPSRPDWFYQKDRYGGILCDIGSHQIEQFLFFAGCEDAEVLHSKIGNYNHADYPELDDYGDATLKGDNGATQFFRVDWFTPDGLSNWGDGRTFIIGTDGMIEIRKYVDLATGKGGNQLYLVDQKGEQHFDLNGKVGFPFFGELIKDCIHRTENAMTQKHAFKAAELCLKAQAAAIDVTK from the coding sequence ATGAGTAATGGAGACGGCATGAATTATGCACCAAAAGGAAAACCAAATCCGGTTGTCAAAGAAGGGGAATTTGTGATTGCGGCAGTTGCCTTAGATCATGGTCATATCTTTGGTCAATGCAACGGTCTTATTGAAGCAGGTGCAACATTGAAATGGGTTTATGATCCAGACCAGGAAAAGGTAGATCGCTTTTTAGAGAAGTTCCCCCAGGCACGACAAGCTGAGTCTGTCGAACAAGTGTTAGAAGATATGGAAGTGCAGTTAGTAACAGCTGCAGCAATCCCATCTGAGCGCAGTGCGCTTGGAAATCGTGTAATGCGTGCTGGTAAGGATTATTTTACAGACAAAACACCATTTACGACATTGGAGCAATTAGAGGAGACTAAGAAAGTCGTAGAAGAAACAGGCCAAAAATATATGGTATACTTCAGCGAACGTCTTCATGTGGAAAGTGCTGTATTTGCCGGTCAATTAATCGAGCAAGGTGCTATTGGTAAAGTAATTCAGATTACCGGATTCGGACCACACCGTCTGAATGCGCCTAGCCGTCCGGATTGGTTTTATCAGAAAGACAGATATGGTGGTATTTTATGCGATATAGGCAGCCATCAGATTGAACAGTTTCTATTCTTCGCAGGCTGTGAGGATGCAGAAGTATTGCATAGTAAAATTGGAAACTATAATCATGCTGACTATCCTGAACTTGACGATTATGGTGATGCGACACTAAAAGGGGATAACGGTGCAACGCAATTTTTCCGAGTCGACTGGTTTACACCAGATGGATTAAGTAACTGGGGTGACGGTCGTACCTTTATTATTGGAACAGACGGCATGATTGAAATTCGTAAATATGTTGATTTAGCCACTGGAAAGGGAGGTAATCAACTGTACTTAGTCGATCAAAAAGGCGAGCAGCATTTTGATTTGAATGGTAAGGTCGGTTTCCCGTTTTTCGGTGAATTAATCAAGGACTGTATTCACCGCACCGAAAATGCAATGACCCAAAAGCACGCATTCAAAGCTGCTGAATTATGCCTAAAAGCACAAGCCGCAGCTATTGATGTAACCAAATAG
- a CDS encoding AEC family transporter — MAEFLVIFKDVILPIFILLAIGFTLHLKFQLDLATLAKLNIYFLVPAFIFVRLYEATFSFDLFLHVFGFFVLLVVVLYVIAIIVARIMSIKGGKRTTFANSVMFFNSGNYGVPVNDLVFRGDPFAMSIQVIVLTLQNIFLFSYGIFSLRAAKDGKWKAALGYFKMPVLYAMLAGVLLNAWNVPIPDPIWVSANYIADAMVAFALMTLGAQVARFKFKRGLYSVYASMSIRLIGGPVIAFLIILLFRLDGVIAQALLIASAMPTSVNSAVIAEEYKSHPDLAAQTVLFSTIASMFTVTLVIYVANNFL, encoded by the coding sequence TTGGCAGAGTTTCTTGTCATTTTTAAAGATGTAATCCTCCCTATATTTATTTTGTTAGCAATTGGGTTTACTTTACATCTTAAATTTCAACTAGATTTAGCAACATTAGCGAAACTAAATATTTATTTTCTTGTTCCGGCTTTCATTTTCGTTCGCTTATATGAAGCGACATTCAGCTTCGATTTATTTTTACACGTATTTGGTTTTTTTGTTCTGTTAGTAGTGGTATTATATGTAATCGCTATTATAGTAGCCAGAATTATGTCGATTAAAGGTGGTAAACGTACCACTTTTGCCAACAGTGTTATGTTTTTCAATTCTGGTAACTATGGCGTCCCTGTTAATGACCTGGTCTTTCGTGGTGATCCCTTTGCGATGTCAATACAGGTAATTGTTTTAACGCTGCAGAATATATTTTTATTTTCCTATGGGATTTTTTCATTACGAGCAGCAAAAGATGGAAAATGGAAGGCGGCCTTAGGCTATTTCAAAATGCCGGTGTTATATGCCATGCTGGCGGGTGTCTTGTTAAATGCATGGAATGTACCAATACCGGATCCGATCTGGGTCTCTGCCAACTATATTGCAGATGCAATGGTAGCATTCGCTTTAATGACATTAGGGGCGCAAGTGGCAAGATTTAAGTTTAAAAGAGGTTTATATTCGGTTTATGCGAGTATGTCAATTCGATTGATTGGCGGACCAGTGATTGCTTTTTTAATTATTTTATTGTTCCGTCTAGACGGTGTCATCGCGCAAGCATTATTGATTGCTTCAGCTATGCCGACGTCCGTTAATAGTGCTGTTATTGCGGAGGAGTACAAAAGTCATCCAGATTTAGCTGCACAAACCGTACTTTTTTCTACAATAGCTAGTATGTTTACTGTTACCTTGGTCATTTATGTGGCCAACAATTTTCTGTGA